In Nonomuraea sp. NBC_00507, the following are encoded in one genomic region:
- a CDS encoding YceI family protein: protein MSITAGSYTLGPDSGRLLVKTTRTGLGAKAGHDLTLEVTRWRADATIDTTAPVHSSVAVEVDAGSIEVREGTGGLKPLTSSDRSEIERIIREKILHTDRHPAITFRSTRVEGTEESFRLEGDLTLVGVTRPVIVQGSVTGGRVHGSAVIEQSRWGIKPYSALLGALKLSDDVQVEFDLGLVAKQ, encoded by the coding sequence GTGAGCATTACCGCTGGTAGCTACACGTTGGGACCCGACTCCGGCCGGCTCCTCGTCAAGACGACCCGTACCGGGCTGGGCGCGAAGGCAGGCCACGACCTCACTCTCGAGGTCACCCGCTGGCGCGCCGACGCCACGATCGACACCACCGCCCCGGTCCACTCGTCGGTGGCTGTCGAGGTCGACGCCGGCTCGATCGAAGTCCGTGAAGGAACCGGCGGCCTCAAGCCGCTGACGAGCTCCGATCGCAGCGAGATCGAGAGAATCATCCGGGAGAAGATCCTGCACACCGATCGCCACCCGGCGATCACCTTCCGGTCGACGCGGGTCGAGGGAACCGAGGAGTCGTTCCGCCTCGAGGGCGATCTCACCCTCGTCGGCGTCACCCGGCCCGTGATCGTGCAGGGGTCGGTGACCGGGGGGCGCGTACACGGCTCGGCGGTCATCGAGCAGTCCCGATGGGGGATCAAGCCGTACTCGGCGTTGCTCGGCGCACTCAAGCTCAGTGACGACGTCCAGGTGGAGTTCGACCTCGGCCTCGTCGCGAAGCAGTGA
- a CDS encoding phytanoyl-CoA dioxygenase family protein, producing MGVVDIDRFVAEGFVKLEAAVPREVGDAARALVWQQIGLSPDEPSGWQQPVVWASDLTGQGPFGELVRSPRLHQALDEVAGPGGWVPRGSIGNMPIRFPRVAPADDRGWHIDASVARPDGSWAVSGRPETMLLLTLLSDVGDDDAPTRIRVGSHRDAERALGERVLDPFEAGPLLDAASKDRPVAYATGQPGDIYLVHPLTVHAADEHRGTRPRFMAQGPVFLTAPVEPGEGTALARAVLA from the coding sequence ATGGGTGTCGTGGACATTGATCGGTTTGTTGCCGAAGGGTTCGTCAAGCTGGAGGCCGCCGTGCCCCGTGAGGTCGGGGACGCGGCGAGGGCGCTGGTGTGGCAGCAGATCGGCCTGTCGCCCGACGAGCCCTCCGGCTGGCAGCAGCCCGTCGTGTGGGCCTCCGACCTGACCGGCCAGGGCCCCTTCGGGGAGCTCGTCCGCAGCCCGCGACTGCATCAGGCGCTGGATGAGGTGGCCGGGCCCGGCGGGTGGGTGCCGCGCGGGTCGATCGGCAACATGCCGATCCGCTTCCCCCGCGTGGCGCCGGCCGACGATCGGGGCTGGCACATCGACGCCTCCGTGGCCAGGCCCGACGGCTCATGGGCCGTGTCGGGGCGGCCGGAGACGATGTTGTTGCTCACGTTGCTGTCGGACGTGGGTGACGACGACGCGCCGACCCGCATCCGGGTGGGCTCACATCGTGACGCCGAGCGGGCGCTGGGCGAGCGGGTGCTCGACCCGTTCGAGGCCGGGCCGCTGCTGGATGCGGCCTCCAAGGACCGGCCGGTCGCGTACGCGACCGGGCAGCCGGGTGACATCTACCTCGTGCACCCGCTGACCGTGCATGCGGCCGACGAGCACCGCGGAACGCGGCCGCGTTTCATGGCCCAGGGGCCGGTGTTCCTGACCGCGCCGGTCGAGCCGGGCGAGGGCACCGCCCTGGCGCGCGCCGTACTGGCCTGA